The following coding sequences lie in one Melopsittacus undulatus isolate bMelUnd1 chromosome 9, bMelUnd1.mat.Z, whole genome shotgun sequence genomic window:
- the NOX5 gene encoding NADPH oxidase 5: protein MAEAEDAEWLRWVRKQFGSIAGQDKEIDLKGFKAALQVKESFFAERFFALFDADGSGTISLEELLRALSLLVHGSEMDKLRFLFQVYDVDGSGSIDPDELRLVLRWCLRESTIALPEERLTDLTSALFEAADKDQSGSITFEELREQLEGCPEVMENLTISAARWLKPPPRSERRPRPRCLRRSFWRNQRASLRCACAYAGLNLALLALSAQRYAGSLALARGCGHCLNLNCALLAVLMLRRCLTWLRATPLAKVLPLDQHILFHQFVGYVVLVLAAAHTGAHIANFSRLAQQDGHPALTEYLLRAQPGMGGLWGTASQTGLLLQVLLLPMAAFSSPCVRRSGCFEVFYWTHLSYIPIWILLILHGPHFWKWFVVPGCLFVLEKVLGLAWRRAGGLRIVEVNLLPSKVTHLVIERPQFFHFQPGDYIYLNIPAIASYEWHPFTISSAPEQQDTLWLHIRALGQWTTKLYEYFQQPGSLSPEPRALSRSLRARRAQCWAQEGLCSGAGSDEVSMAMDEDGAVQLTSYKATGAAAPEEQDPSSGVSTRQGEPHRLCSIKCYIDGPYGTPTQRIFTSEHAVLIGAGIGITPFASILQSIMYRYRRRKQSCPSCHYSWCEDLRDEEMTLRKVDFIWINRDQKHFEWFVSLLTKLEMEQAEQEPGGRFLELHMYMTSALGKQDMKGIGLQLALDLLAAKEQRDSITGLRTRTQPGRPDWSKVFGKVAEEKKGKVQVFFCGSPTLAKVIRMHCERFGFLFFNEHF from the exons ATGGCTgaggctgaggatgctgagTGGCTGCGCTGGGTGAGGAAGCAGTTCGGGAGCATCGCAGGGCAGGACAAGGAGATCGACCTGAAGGGGTTTAAAGCAGCGCTGCAGGTGAAGGAG TCCTTCTTTGCTGAGCGGTTCTTTGCACTGTTTGATGCGGATGGGAGTGGGACCATCAGCttggaggagctgctgagagCCCTGAGCCTGCTGGTGCATGGCAGTGAGATGGACAAGCTGAGATTCCTCTTCCAGGTTTATGATGTGGATG GCAGCGGCTCCATTGACCCCGATGAGCTGCGCCTGGTGCTGCGGTGGTGCCTGCGGGAGAGCACCATAGCCCTGCCCGAGGAGAGGCTCACGGACCTCACCTCGGCCCTCTTCGAGGCCGCTGACAAGGACCAGAGCGGCTCCATCACCTTCGAGGAGCTCAGGGAGCAGCTGGAGGGATGCCCGGAGGTCATGGAGAACCTGACCATCAG TGCAGCTCGTTGGCTGAAGCCTCCTCCGCGCTCCGAGCGCCGCCCGCGGCCGCGCTGCCTGCGCCGCTCGTTCTGGCGCAACCAGCGCGCATCCCTGCGCTGCGCCTGCGCCTACGCGGGGCTGAACCTGGCGCTGCTGGCGCTGTCCGCGCAGCGCTACGCGGGGAGCCTGGCGCTGGCCCGCGGCTGCGGACACTGCCTCAACCTCAACTGCGCCCTGCTCGCT GTGCTGATGCTGCGGCGGTGCCTGACCTGGCTGAGAGCCACCCCCTTGGCCAAGGTGCTGCCGCTGGACCAGCACATCCTGTTCCACCAGTTCGTGGGGTAcgtggtgctggtgctggcagctgctcACACGGGTGCTCACATCGCCAACTTCA GCAGGCTGGCACAGCAGGATGGGCACCCTGCCCTCACCGAGTACCTGCTGCGGGCACAGCCAGGcatggggggtctatggggcacagcCTCGCAGacggggctgctgctgcaggtgctgctgctccccatggcTGCCTTCTCCAGCCCCTGCGTGCGACGGAGCGGCTGCTTTGAG GTCTTCTACTGGACCCACCTCTCCTACATCCCCATCTGGATCCTCCTCATCCTGCATGGTCCCCACTTCTGGAAGTGGTTCGTGGTTCCCGGCTGCCTCTTTGTGCTGGAGAAGGTGCTTGGCTTGGCCTGGAGGAGGGCAGGGGGGCTGCGCATCGTGGAGGTCAACCTGCTCCCATCCAAG gtcACTCACCTCGTGATCGAGAGGCCTCAGTTCTTCCACTTCCAGCCTGGTGACTACATCTACCTGAACATCCCGGCCATTGCCTCCTATGAGTGGCATCCCTTCACCATCAGCAGTGCGCCTGAGCAGCAAG ACACCCTCTGGCTGCACATCAGGGCCCTGGGCCAGTGGACCACCAAGCTCTATGAGTACTTCCAGCAGCCTGGATCGCTCAGCCCGGAGCCCAGAGCCCTCAGCAGGAGCCTGCGGGCGAGGAGAGCCCAGTGCTGGGCACAG GAAGGTCTCTGCAGCGGAGCTGGCTCAGATGAGGTGTCCATGGCCATGGATGAGGATGGAGCCGTTCAGTTGACCTCATACAAAGCCACTGGTGCCGCTGCCCCAGAAGAGCAGGACCCATCATCAGGG GTCTCCACCAGGCAGGGGGAGCCCCATCGCCTCTGCAGCATCAAG TGCTACATCGATGGCCCCTATGGGACCCCGACCCAGAGGATCTTCACCTCGGAGCACGCTGTGCTCATCGGGGCCGGCATCGGCATCACCCCCTTCGCCTCCATTCTGCAGAGCATCATGTACAG GTACCGCCGGCGgaagcagagctgccccagctgccACTATTCATGGTGTGAGGACCTGCGGGATGAGGAGATGACCCTCAGGAAG gttgacttcatctggatcaACCGGGACCAGAAGCACTTTGAGTGGTTCGTCAGCCTGCTGACCAAGCTGGAAATGGAGCAGGCTGAGCAGGAGCCAGGAG GGCGCTTCCTGGAGCTGCACATGTACATGACCTCGGCCCTGGGCAAGCAGGACATGAAGGGCATCGGGCTGCAGCTGGCACTGGACCTGCTGGCAGCCAAGGAGCAGAGGGATTCCATCACCGGGCTCCGCACCAGGACCCAGCCCGGCCGCCCCGACTGGAGCAAG GTGTTTGGGAAGGtggcagaggagaagaaagggaaggtcCAGGTCTTCTTCTGCGGCTCACCAACGCTTGCCAAGGTCATCAGGATGCACTGCGAGCGCTTCGGCTTCCTCTTCTTCAATGAGCATTTCtag